From Rubrivirga sp. SAORIC476, a single genomic window includes:
- a CDS encoding RsmD family RNA methyltransferase: MRITGGTLARRPIEAPKGDRTRPTADRVREALFSALQSRIDLGGARVLDLFAGSGALGLEAVSRGATHATLVERHGPTLALARRNAQSLGVLDRVATVRADALVHLGRLAGEFDLILADPPYALAELPTLPSAARPHLASGGLFVLEHDARHDFAEADGLVWTRAYGRTVLSVFEGGREE; this comes from the coding sequence CTGGCCCGGCGCCCCATCGAGGCGCCCAAGGGCGACCGGACGCGCCCGACGGCGGACCGCGTCCGCGAGGCCCTCTTCAGCGCACTTCAGTCGCGGATCGACCTCGGCGGGGCGCGGGTGCTCGACCTGTTCGCAGGTAGCGGCGCGCTGGGGCTGGAGGCCGTGAGCCGCGGCGCCACCCACGCCACCCTCGTCGAGCGCCACGGCCCGACGCTCGCCCTCGCCCGCCGCAACGCCCAGTCGCTCGGCGTGCTGGACCGCGTCGCCACCGTCCGCGCCGACGCCCTGGTTCACCTCGGGCGCCTCGCGGGCGAGTTCGACCTCATCCTCGCCGACCCGCCCTACGCGCTGGCCGAGCTGCCGACGCTTCCCTCTGCCGCCCGCCCGCACCTCGCGTCGGGCGGCCTGTTCGTCCTGGAGCACGACGCCCGCCACGACTTCGCCGAGGCCGACGGCCTCGTGTGGACGCGCGCCTACGGCCGCACCGTCCTGAGCGTGTTCGAAGGGGGGAGGGAGGAATGA